One stretch of Micromonospora echinospora DNA includes these proteins:
- a CDS encoding IclR family transcriptional regulator, with protein sequence MGQICALFGPRVVELTAADVAERTGLNRTTAYRYCASMTAAGILERGTRRGTFALGGLMLELGIRALGRQRIVEIAGPHLRKLSTDARMTAVLSVRGTQGPVVTLVEEDTSRQVVVTVHPGTKLDASAAQTHVYLAYADAAVMDLLAAGMSPAERARLDSEVYAARRQGYSVARHSGGLFAVAAPVFDEKGLCATVALLGAGDVAELSAAIELLVATATTLTSELGAPANGAPNVDE encoded by the coding sequence GTGGGCCAGATCTGCGCGCTCTTCGGTCCCCGGGTCGTCGAGCTCACGGCCGCGGACGTCGCCGAACGGACGGGTCTGAACCGCACCACCGCCTACCGCTACTGCGCGTCGATGACTGCCGCCGGCATTCTCGAACGGGGGACGCGCCGCGGGACGTTCGCCCTCGGCGGACTGATGCTGGAGCTGGGAATTCGGGCGCTGGGACGCCAGCGGATCGTCGAGATCGCCGGGCCCCACCTGCGGAAGCTGAGCACCGACGCGCGGATGACGGCGGTGCTCAGCGTCCGCGGCACCCAGGGGCCGGTGGTGACCCTGGTCGAGGAGGACACCAGCCGCCAGGTCGTGGTCACCGTGCACCCCGGCACCAAGCTCGACGCGAGCGCCGCGCAGACGCACGTGTACCTCGCGTACGCCGACGCGGCCGTCATGGATCTGCTGGCAGCCGGCATGTCCCCGGCCGAGCGCGCCCGGCTGGACTCCGAGGTCTACGCCGCGCGCCGTCAGGGGTACAGCGTGGCCCGGCACAGCGGCGGCCTGTTCGCGGTGGCCGCCCCGGTCTTCGACGAGAAGGGGCTGTGCGCCACTGTCGCCCTCCTCGGCGCCGGCGACGTCGCCGAGCTGTCCGCCGCCATCGAGCTGCTGGTGGCGACCGCCACGACCCTGACCAGCGAACTCGGCGCCCCCGCAAACGGCGCGCCGAACGTCGACGAGTAG
- a CDS encoding ABC transporter permease, translating into MTATKTDLPPRTPRRPAPARRRRRATTVDPIPWWLKLVGALVALYFILPTLFVIPMSFSTASTFQFPPTGFSLKLYENFFTDPTWLASLRTSVLVGVLAASLATVVGTAAAIGLHSLTGRLARLARTLLMVSIVTPSIVIAVAVYISFLKWHLVGTLSGYVFAHAAIGVPFVLVSVTSALSGFDPKLLRASASLGATPMRTFLFVTMPLISRGIVTGAIFAFVTSFDEVVIALFLRAPTFQTLPVQMYNSVTVEIDPTIAASSSLVVVAVTVICLVLFVGNRKSR; encoded by the coding sequence ATGACCGCGACGAAGACCGACCTTCCTCCGCGTACGCCCCGGCGACCCGCCCCGGCCCGCCGGCGTCGCCGCGCCACCACTGTCGACCCGATCCCCTGGTGGCTCAAGCTCGTCGGCGCCCTGGTGGCGCTGTACTTCATCCTGCCCACCCTGTTCGTCATCCCGATGAGCTTCAGCACTGCGTCGACGTTCCAGTTCCCGCCCACCGGCTTCTCGCTCAAGCTGTACGAGAACTTCTTCACCGACCCGACCTGGCTCGCGTCGTTGCGTACCTCGGTGCTGGTCGGCGTACTCGCCGCGTCGCTCGCCACGGTGGTCGGCACCGCCGCCGCCATCGGCCTGCACAGCCTGACCGGGCGGCTCGCGCGGCTCGCGCGGACGCTGCTGATGGTCTCGATCGTCACGCCGTCGATCGTGATCGCGGTCGCCGTCTACATCTCGTTCCTCAAGTGGCACCTCGTCGGCACGCTGAGCGGTTACGTGTTCGCCCACGCCGCGATCGGCGTGCCGTTCGTGCTGGTGTCGGTGACGAGCGCGCTCAGCGGCTTCGACCCGAAGCTGCTGCGGGCGTCGGCGTCGCTGGGCGCGACGCCGATGCGGACCTTCCTGTTCGTGACCATGCCGCTGATCAGCCGGGGGATCGTCACCGGCGCCATCTTCGCGTTCGTGACCTCGTTCGACGAGGTGGTGATCGCGCTGTTCCTCCGCGCTCCGACGTTCCAGACGCTGCCGGTGCAGATGTACAACAGCGTCACCGTCGAGATCGACCCCACCATCGCCGCGTCGTCCAGCCTGGTCGTCGTCGCGGTCACCGTCATCTGCCTCGTGCTGTTCGTGGGCAACCGAAAGAGCCGATAG
- a CDS encoding ABC transporter permease, with product MPGLLRRLRPRPQWLLLVPALTLLAWILLVPLGNSFLRSVGNGDWTLRHYESLFTDGVTMRVLLRTAMTAAAVTVIAFLLGYPYAYLMTRVGPRMRGVLLVIVLIPFWTSVMARNYAWIVILQRNGPVHSFFELFGLDVVLYGTVAGVTVAMSQVLLPFMVLPLFSALSGIDRRLLLAARGLGSHPLVAFWKIYWPLSRAGVVAGLILVFTLSLGFYVTPALLGSPQQSLVAQLLGQRTTLLLDFSGAGALGMLVLVVTLVLVAWANRLGGTISAIGVVAAARTKDQP from the coding sequence ATGCCAGGTCTCCTACGGCGGCTCCGGCCGCGTCCGCAGTGGTTGCTCCTCGTGCCGGCGCTCACCCTGCTCGCCTGGATCCTGCTCGTGCCGCTCGGCAACAGCTTCCTGCGCAGCGTCGGCAACGGCGACTGGACCCTGCGGCACTACGAGTCGCTCTTCACCGACGGCGTGACGATGCGGGTGCTCCTCCGCACCGCGATGACGGCGGCCGCGGTCACCGTCATCGCCTTCCTGCTCGGCTATCCGTACGCCTACCTGATGACCCGCGTCGGTCCGCGCATGCGGGGCGTGCTGCTGGTCATCGTGCTGATCCCGTTCTGGACCTCGGTCATGGCCCGCAACTACGCCTGGATCGTCATCCTGCAACGCAACGGACCGGTGCACTCCTTCTTCGAACTGTTCGGCCTGGACGTCGTGCTGTACGGGACGGTGGCCGGCGTGACGGTCGCGATGAGCCAGGTGCTGCTCCCGTTCATGGTGCTGCCGTTGTTCAGCGCGCTGTCCGGCATCGACCGGCGGCTCCTGCTGGCCGCGCGCGGTCTCGGCTCCCACCCGCTGGTCGCGTTCTGGAAGATCTACTGGCCGCTGTCGCGCGCCGGCGTGGTCGCGGGCCTGATCCTCGTGTTCACCCTGAGCCTCGGCTTCTACGTCACGCCGGCCCTGCTCGGGTCGCCGCAGCAGTCCCTCGTCGCGCAGCTGCTCGGCCAGCGCACCACCCTGCTGCTCGACTTCTCGGGTGCCGGCGCGCTGGGCATGCTCGTGCTCGTCGTCACCCTCGTGCTCGTCGCCTGGGCGAACCGCCTCGGCGGAACCATCTCGGCGATCGGCGTCGTCGCCGCCGCCAGGACGAAGGACCAGCCATGA
- a CDS encoding ABC transporter ATP-binding protein, giving the protein MSASTFRTAAPAPTSTAAGTQIRLSNVTKDFGLSHPAVDDVSLTIEPGEFMTLLGPSGSGKTTTLNLIAGFETLTTGAISFDGVDVSRLPPHRRNLGMLFQNYALFPHMTVAQNVAYPLRERRMSKPDIARKVAEVLELVQLTGRDGHYPAQLSGGQQQRVALARAIVFGPTALLLDEPLGALDRNLRATLQLEIRRIHREVGSTFVFVTHDQEEAMNLSDRIALFNDGRIEQLGHPEALYQSPETLFTARFLGDSTVFTLSQATGTAAVWEGEVWSVDSRTVSGLVREGRPAALVVRPEEVRIAADRDAVPPDANCAAAIVRDIEYMGAYRTAMLSLGGAGDVMGRARLDALESDLRIGQPVFAWWRVDRQRIVAG; this is encoded by the coding sequence ATGTCCGCATCCACGTTCCGCACGGCCGCGCCCGCGCCGACGTCCACGGCAGCCGGGACCCAGATCCGGCTCAGTAACGTGACGAAGGACTTCGGACTGAGCCACCCGGCCGTCGACGACGTCTCACTGACCATCGAACCGGGCGAGTTCATGACTCTGCTCGGGCCGAGCGGCTCGGGCAAGACCACCACGCTCAACCTCATCGCCGGGTTCGAGACGCTCACCACCGGCGCCATCTCGTTCGACGGCGTGGACGTGAGCCGGCTGCCGCCGCACCGGCGCAACCTCGGCATGCTCTTCCAGAACTACGCGCTCTTCCCGCACATGACCGTCGCCCAGAACGTCGCCTACCCGTTGCGGGAGCGCCGCATGTCCAAGCCGGACATCGCGCGCAAGGTCGCGGAGGTGCTCGAACTCGTCCAGCTGACCGGCCGGGACGGGCACTACCCGGCGCAGCTGTCCGGGGGGCAGCAGCAGCGGGTCGCGCTGGCCCGGGCCATCGTCTTCGGCCCGACCGCGCTGCTGCTGGACGAGCCGCTCGGCGCGCTGGACCGCAACCTGCGCGCCACGCTGCAGCTGGAGATCCGCCGCATCCACCGGGAGGTCGGCTCGACGTTCGTCTTCGTCACCCACGACCAGGAGGAGGCGATGAACCTGTCCGACCGCATCGCGCTCTTCAACGACGGGCGCATCGAGCAGCTGGGCCACCCCGAGGCGCTCTACCAGTCGCCCGAGACGCTGTTCACCGCGCGGTTCCTCGGCGACTCGACTGTCTTCACGCTGTCGCAGGCGACCGGTACGGCGGCGGTCTGGGAGGGCGAGGTGTGGTCGGTCGACAGCCGTACCGTGTCGGGCCTGGTGCGTGAGGGCCGCCCGGCCGCCCTGGTGGTGCGGCCGGAGGAGGTCCGGATCGCGGCCGACCGGGACGCGGTCCCGCCGGACGCGAACTGCGCGGCGGCGATCGTCCGCGACATCGAGTACATGGGGGCCTACCGGACCGCCATGCTGTCGCTCGGTGGAGCCGGCGACGTGATGGGGCGGGCCCGGCTGGACGCGCTGGAGAGCGACCTGCGGATCGGCCAGCCCGTGTTCGCCTGGTGGCGGGTGGACCGGCAGCGCATCGTCGCAGGCTAA
- a CDS encoding nuclear transport factor 2 family protein, giving the protein MKPLTRRLTAATTGLLLVVGVNVAVRAPHAAASGNAPVSIDALARDVERVESLREVKDVQRSYAHLAQFGRWADMAKLFSANGTLQWGSQVVSGHHAIKGWLAAEAGDMNGARPGALHTTVIDQPLVNLSPDGRTAKGRWSGIRFLGDGAGAARIDGGIYQNEYVLEKGEWKISLLRYYPLYEGDYATGFRTINRQPVPVVPYHFTPDVAGVPIPAATGPAPKTRFNAKELADRIGALNDEDSVRNLQHAYGYYVDRRMWSDVVDLFTNGAKVTIDGVGVFRNAAGVRQAMERMGPEGLTQGVLNDRPLFDTIVDVEDNGKKATARGIEVGMLNDAGGASWQFSVFTNRFVKQGGLWKLKEMHLTPLVTAPYSTGWGDGGTGPVASGKPPEFLDVAGRTPAPKPGRAAGGPKGPKEDLADLQRRLNRSVAFDGAENVSAAYSYYIDDSRWPEMAAVHAVDGHKLSPFAGWNVTRERILGSVVSTYGNTPPPTQKSFLVLHWRPQPVIDVSHDGRSASVRARLMHVNASTVNAGYINGAMYNDQFVLEDGIWRIWSLDIDEFYWQSPNWAQGWGGVAPRDPSLPDPPPSNLVNTYPPDVLHSALGERSRGFRGGSPGYIQWPDIVPMWFHYRNPVSGRVPPHFWYDCAPCEVRPDWSMTRHGYQLPPTGPQIDGLEVG; this is encoded by the coding sequence ATGAAACCTCTGACAAGACGGCTGACGGCAGCGACGACCGGGCTTCTGCTGGTGGTCGGCGTGAACGTCGCGGTGCGGGCGCCGCACGCGGCGGCGAGCGGGAACGCGCCGGTGAGCATCGACGCGCTCGCCCGGGACGTCGAACGGGTCGAGTCGCTGCGCGAGGTCAAGGACGTGCAGCGGTCGTACGCCCACCTGGCCCAGTTCGGGCGCTGGGCCGACATGGCGAAGCTGTTCAGCGCGAACGGCACGTTGCAGTGGGGCAGTCAGGTGGTGAGCGGCCACCACGCCATCAAGGGATGGCTCGCGGCGGAGGCCGGGGACATGAACGGCGCCCGGCCGGGCGCGCTGCACACCACGGTGATCGACCAGCCGCTGGTGAACCTCTCGCCGGACGGCCGTACCGCAAAGGGCCGCTGGTCGGGCATCCGGTTCCTGGGCGACGGGGCCGGCGCGGCGCGCATCGACGGCGGCATCTACCAGAACGAGTACGTGCTGGAGAAGGGCGAGTGGAAGATCTCGCTGCTGCGCTACTACCCGCTCTACGAGGGGGACTACGCCACCGGCTTCCGGACGATCAACCGCCAGCCGGTGCCGGTCGTGCCGTACCACTTCACGCCCGACGTCGCCGGCGTGCCGATCCCCGCGGCGACCGGGCCGGCGCCGAAGACCCGGTTCAACGCGAAGGAGCTGGCCGACCGCATCGGCGCGCTCAACGACGAGGACTCCGTGCGCAACCTGCAGCACGCGTACGGCTACTACGTCGACCGCCGGATGTGGAGCGACGTGGTCGACCTGTTCACCAACGGCGCGAAGGTCACAATCGACGGCGTAGGTGTCTTCCGCAACGCCGCGGGCGTGCGCCAGGCGATGGAGCGGATGGGGCCGGAGGGCCTGACGCAGGGGGTGCTCAACGACCGGCCGCTGTTCGACACGATCGTCGACGTGGAGGACAACGGCAAGAAGGCGACCGCCCGGGGTATCGAGGTCGGCATGCTCAACGACGCCGGCGGCGCCTCGTGGCAGTTCTCCGTCTTCACGAACCGCTTCGTCAAGCAGGGCGGGCTGTGGAAGCTCAAGGAGATGCACCTGACGCCGCTGGTCACCGCGCCCTACAGCACCGGCTGGGGCGACGGCGGGACCGGCCCGGTGGCTTCCGGGAAGCCGCCGGAGTTCCTCGACGTGGCCGGCCGTACGCCCGCGCCGAAGCCCGGCAGGGCCGCCGGTGGTCCGAAGGGGCCGAAGGAGGACCTGGCCGACCTGCAGCGGAGGCTGAACCGCTCGGTCGCGTTCGACGGGGCGGAGAACGTCTCGGCGGCGTACAGCTACTACATCGACGACAGCAGGTGGCCGGAGATGGCGGCCGTGCACGCTGTGGACGGCCACAAGCTGTCGCCGTTCGCCGGCTGGAACGTGACGCGCGAGCGGATCCTCGGCTCGGTGGTGTCGACGTACGGCAACACGCCACCGCCGACGCAGAAGTCCTTCCTGGTGCTGCACTGGCGGCCGCAGCCGGTGATCGACGTCTCGCACGACGGCCGGTCGGCGTCGGTCCGGGCCCGGCTCATGCACGTCAACGCCTCGACCGTCAACGCCGGGTACATCAACGGAGCGATGTACAACGACCAGTTCGTGCTGGAGGACGGCATCTGGCGGATCTGGAGCCTGGACATCGACGAGTTCTACTGGCAGTCGCCGAACTGGGCCCAGGGCTGGGGTGGCGTGGCCCCGCGTGACCCGAGCCTGCCCGACCCGCCGCCGAGCAACCTGGTGAACACCTACCCGCCGGACGTGCTGCACAGCGCGCTGGGCGAGCGGTCCCGCGGCTTCCGCGGCGGCAGTCCCGGATACATCCAGTGGCCGGACATCGTGCCGATGTGGTTCCACTACCGCAACCCGGTGAGCGGGCGGGTGCCGCCGCACTTCTGGTACGACTGCGCGCCCTGCGAGGTGCGGCCGGACTGGAGCATGACGCGGCACGGCTACCAGCTGCCGCCGACCGGACCGCAGATCGACGGGCTGGAGGTGGGCTGA
- a CDS encoding extracellular solute-binding protein gives MVLRTSRVLAVLVATAVVTMTAACGGDEPAAAVDPEGDVKLTFVAYGGVGQEAMIKHYQEPYTKAHPNVTFTNTSPPDVAQVKAQVESGSVLWDVVATAPAAATQNCGTLFEPLDFSGVDKSNLAEGTIGKCYIGNFINASPFAYRTDAFPDPSKAPKSIKDFFDVQNFPGQRGILTNLQNGILEYPLLADGVEPDALYPLDVDRSLKKLNTIRKVTTFAPNVGALQQAVGAKQVDMFLLADARLVPLMDEGADITVVWDVTVASINCFAVPKGSPKKVAAERFLSTVVSPEAVAGISEALGTAPVNLAAKPNLSENAKKVEVYGDANTGKTVLQDVQWYADNFNEVTAKLTNWLAG, from the coding sequence ATGGTGTTGAGAACATCCCGCGTCCTCGCGGTCCTCGTGGCGACCGCGGTGGTCACGATGACCGCCGCCTGCGGCGGAGACGAACCGGCCGCCGCGGTGGACCCCGAGGGGGACGTCAAGCTCACGTTCGTCGCCTACGGCGGCGTCGGCCAGGAAGCGATGATCAAGCACTACCAGGAGCCCTACACCAAGGCGCACCCGAACGTCACCTTCACCAACACCTCGCCGCCCGACGTGGCGCAGGTGAAGGCCCAGGTCGAGAGCGGGTCGGTGCTCTGGGACGTGGTGGCGACCGCGCCGGCCGCGGCCACCCAGAACTGCGGGACGCTCTTCGAGCCGCTCGACTTCTCCGGCGTCGACAAGAGCAACCTGGCGGAAGGCACGATCGGCAAGTGCTACATCGGCAACTTCATCAACGCCTCGCCCTTCGCCTACCGCACCGACGCGTTCCCGGACCCGAGCAAGGCGCCCAAGAGCATCAAGGACTTCTTCGACGTCCAGAATTTCCCCGGCCAGCGCGGGATCCTGACCAACCTGCAGAACGGCATCCTTGAATACCCGCTGCTCGCCGACGGTGTGGAGCCGGACGCGCTCTACCCGCTCGACGTCGACCGCTCACTGAAGAAGCTCAACACGATCCGCAAGGTGACCACGTTCGCCCCGAACGTCGGCGCGCTCCAGCAGGCGGTCGGCGCCAAGCAGGTCGACATGTTCCTGCTCGCCGACGCGCGGCTCGTGCCGTTGATGGACGAGGGCGCGGACATCACTGTGGTGTGGGACGTGACAGTGGCCTCGATCAACTGCTTCGCCGTACCGAAGGGGTCGCCGAAGAAGGTGGCCGCGGAGCGGTTCCTGTCCACAGTGGTGAGCCCGGAGGCGGTGGCCGGCATCTCCGAGGCGCTCGGCACCGCGCCGGTGAACCTCGCCGCCAAGCCGAACCTCTCGGAGAACGCGAAGAAGGTCGAAGTCTACGGCGACGCCAACACCGGCAAGACCGTGCTGCAGGACGTCCAGTGGTACGCCGACAACTTCAACGAGGTCACCGCCAAGCTCACCAACTGGCTCGCCGGCTGA
- a CDS encoding DUF6282 family protein, translated as MGVSKDGQPVPPGLLKVLDGTVDLHCHSGPSPFPRRINHVEASYDAARIGLRALLVKSHHHNTVMDLLAMGPWLKEAPTPVYGGVALNSEVGGINPSAVAMSLRMGGRCVWAPTVSARQHIEHHSHEHGFPTSGLDLLESEVSVFDDSGSVSAQTEQVVEVVADASALLTGGHLDAESMKALFTVAVAKGVRRLLVQHPDFIVGASDGDIEELLRMGAYVEHEIAMYHPGVPKPGWPIEQLVRWIERVGPERTTIGSDLGQQGNPLPVDGYIYIVQRLLDHGVSEKDVRRMIAGNPAYLLGLEDSPS; from the coding sequence ATGGGCGTCTCGAAGGATGGCCAGCCGGTCCCGCCAGGGCTGTTGAAGGTCCTGGACGGCACGGTTGACCTGCACTGCCACTCCGGCCCGAGCCCTTTCCCGCGGCGGATCAACCACGTCGAGGCGTCGTACGACGCCGCACGCATCGGCCTGCGGGCGCTGCTGGTGAAGTCGCACCACCACAACACCGTCATGGACCTGCTCGCCATGGGCCCCTGGCTGAAGGAGGCGCCGACACCCGTCTACGGCGGCGTCGCGCTGAACTCCGAGGTCGGCGGCATCAACCCCTCAGCCGTCGCGATGAGCCTGCGGATGGGCGGCCGGTGCGTGTGGGCGCCCACCGTGTCCGCGCGCCAGCACATCGAGCACCACAGCCACGAGCACGGATTCCCGACCTCGGGCCTCGACCTGCTGGAGAGCGAGGTCTCGGTGTTCGACGACAGCGGGTCCGTCTCCGCGCAGACCGAGCAGGTCGTCGAGGTCGTCGCGGACGCCAGCGCGCTGCTGACCGGCGGCCACCTCGACGCCGAGTCGATGAAGGCGCTGTTCACGGTCGCCGTCGCCAAGGGCGTGCGCCGGCTTCTCGTCCAGCACCCCGACTTCATCGTGGGCGCCTCGGACGGCGACATCGAGGAGTTGCTGCGGATGGGGGCGTACGTCGAGCACGAGATCGCGATGTACCACCCCGGCGTCCCGAAGCCGGGCTGGCCGATCGAGCAGCTCGTGCGCTGGATCGAGCGCGTCGGGCCCGAGCGCACCACCATCGGCTCGGACCTGGGCCAACAGGGCAACCCGCTGCCGGTCGACGGCTACATCTACATCGTGCAGCGCCTGCTCGACCACGGGGTGTCCGAGAAGGACGTCCGGCGGATGATCGCCGGGAACCCGGCCTATCTGCTCGGCCTGGAGGACAGCCCGTCGTGA
- a CDS encoding nuclear transport factor 2 family protein, whose translation MRRLTRRLTATASALLLVAAGMVALQAPSAAAATPTITLDTLARDLVRVESLREVKDVQRTYAHLAQYGRWSDMAALFSTDATFQWGDETVTGRPAIRDWLEADAGAMNGVNPGSLHTVIVDQPLVNLSVDGLSAKARWNGFRFLGDGAGAARIEGGIYENEYVFENGRWRISLLHYYPQYEGDYATGWRNKDLALLPIVPYHFTPDEAGVPIPEPVGPAPRAGTTVNKVAARIDKLNSEDAVRNLQHAYGYYVDRRMWSDVVDLFANGASVSIDNVGTFRGAAGVRQAMERMGPENLSQGILNERIQFDTIVDVHTSGTQATARGIEFAMVGDANTRAASWEISVFHNHFVKQGGVWKLKDMNITPLVIAPYSTGWGDGGIAPAPTRVPAFLDVEARSQQNAGGAASSNRNLADLDRRLARSLAFDGAENVSMAYTAYLDDLRIYDMAQIHAEFGHKLSPFAGYFQGPDRIRQAGVTVYGTNPSTMRASISYHWRPQPVILVSEDGRSATMRARLLQPRTSRTNAGAFNGAMYNDEFVLENGIWRIWSLTIDEFYWQSTNWAGGWAAANPRNPSLPDPAPSTLVTRYPPDVLLSSMGERSRGFQGGSPGYIAWPGIVPMWFHYKNPVSGREPQFYWPQCAPCEVRPDWRMTEHGWQQPPLGPQVDGVDLG comes from the coding sequence ATGAGACGTCTGACAAGACGGCTGACCGCGACAGCCTCCGCACTGCTGCTGGTCGCCGCCGGAATGGTCGCCCTCCAGGCGCCCTCGGCCGCGGCCGCCACCCCGACGATCACCCTGGACACGCTCGCCCGGGACCTCGTTCGCGTCGAGTCGCTGCGCGAGGTCAAGGACGTGCAGCGCACCTACGCGCACCTGGCGCAGTACGGCAGATGGTCGGACATGGCGGCGCTGTTCAGCACCGACGCCACGTTCCAGTGGGGCGACGAGACGGTGACCGGCCGGCCCGCGATCCGCGACTGGCTGGAGGCCGACGCCGGCGCGATGAACGGCGTCAACCCGGGCTCACTGCACACCGTCATCGTCGACCAGCCCCTGGTGAACCTCTCCGTCGACGGCCTGTCCGCCAAGGCGCGCTGGAACGGCTTCCGCTTCCTCGGCGACGGCGCGGGCGCGGCCCGGATCGAGGGCGGCATCTACGAGAACGAGTACGTCTTCGAGAACGGCCGCTGGCGGATCTCCCTGCTGCACTACTACCCGCAGTACGAGGGCGACTACGCCACCGGCTGGCGCAACAAGGACCTCGCGCTGCTGCCGATCGTCCCGTACCACTTCACCCCGGACGAGGCGGGCGTGCCGATCCCGGAGCCGGTCGGCCCGGCCCCACGGGCCGGCACGACGGTCAACAAGGTGGCGGCCCGCATCGACAAGCTCAACAGCGAGGACGCGGTCCGCAACCTCCAGCACGCGTACGGCTACTACGTCGACCGCCGGATGTGGTCCGACGTGGTCGACCTGTTCGCCAACGGCGCCTCGGTGTCCATCGACAACGTGGGTACGTTCCGGGGCGCCGCCGGTGTCCGCCAGGCGATGGAGCGGATGGGCCCGGAGAACCTCAGCCAGGGCATCCTCAACGAGCGGATCCAGTTCGACACGATCGTCGACGTGCACACCAGTGGCACGCAGGCGACCGCCCGGGGCATCGAGTTCGCCATGGTCGGCGACGCCAACACCCGTGCGGCGTCGTGGGAGATCTCGGTCTTCCACAACCACTTCGTCAAGCAGGGCGGGGTGTGGAAGCTCAAGGACATGAACATCACGCCGCTGGTGATCGCCCCGTACTCCACCGGCTGGGGTGACGGCGGTATCGCGCCGGCGCCGACCCGGGTTCCGGCCTTCCTCGACGTGGAGGCGCGCAGCCAGCAGAACGCCGGCGGCGCGGCGTCGTCGAACCGGAACCTGGCCGACCTCGACCGCCGGCTGGCCCGTTCGCTGGCGTTCGACGGGGCGGAGAACGTCTCGATGGCGTACACCGCCTACCTGGACGATCTCCGGATCTACGACATGGCGCAGATCCACGCCGAGTTCGGCCACAAGCTGTCGCCGTTCGCCGGCTACTTCCAGGGCCCGGACCGGATCCGGCAGGCCGGGGTGACGGTCTACGGAACCAACCCGTCGACGATGCGCGCCAGCATCTCGTACCACTGGCGGCCGCAACCGGTGATCCTCGTGTCGGAGGACGGACGGTCGGCGACGATGCGCGCCCGGCTGCTCCAGCCGCGGACGTCGAGGACGAACGCCGGCGCGTTCAACGGCGCGATGTACAACGACGAGTTCGTGCTCGAGAACGGCATCTGGCGCATCTGGAGCCTGACCATCGACGAGTTCTACTGGCAGTCGACGAACTGGGCGGGCGGCTGGGCCGCGGCGAACCCGCGCAACCCGAGCCTGCCGGACCCGGCACCCAGCACGCTGGTGACCAGGTACCCGCCGGACGTGCTGCTCAGCAGCATGGGTGAGCGCTCGCGCGGGTTCCAGGGCGGTTCCCCCGGTTACATCGCGTGGCCCGGGATCGTGCCGATGTGGTTCCACTACAAGAACCCGGTGAGCGGACGCGAGCCGCAGTTCTACTGGCCGCAGTGCGCGCCGTGCGAGGTGCGGCCGGACTGGCGGATGACCGAGCACGGCTGGCAGCAGCCGCCGCTCGGCCCGCAGGTCGACGGGGTGGACCTGGGCTGA
- a CDS encoding IclR family transcriptional regulator, translating into MSADPDDQRTGPGPATVDTDRTMIQSIDRAANVLALLDEHTRSLAPGLVAERLGLNRTTAHRYLQSLQRAGFLSASFGPGPLLDQLFALVSVRQQLLTLAPAIMRQLSDTTGLTTVLSFLGRSGAVVTLVEEPHQGSIVLTARVGTVLELKAAQTRVLLAFQADPATVTRAHASLTPAEAAVERQALARVRRHRIAWADLDRAGLASVAVPIFATYDVQAAMGLLGTTEMLNAADRPSARVAALEQAAETLGSMIATSHA; encoded by the coding sequence ATGAGCGCCGATCCTGACGACCAGCGAACCGGCCCCGGACCGGCAACAGTGGACACGGATCGCACCATGATCCAGTCCATCGACCGGGCCGCGAACGTCCTCGCGCTGCTCGACGAGCACACCCGGAGTCTCGCCCCGGGTCTGGTGGCCGAGCGCCTCGGCCTCAACCGGACGACCGCGCACCGCTACCTCCAGTCCCTGCAACGGGCCGGCTTCCTGAGCGCGTCGTTCGGCCCCGGCCCGCTGCTCGACCAGCTCTTCGCCCTCGTCTCGGTCCGCCAGCAACTCCTCACCCTGGCGCCGGCGATCATGCGGCAGCTCTCGGACACGACCGGCCTCACCACAGTGCTGAGCTTCCTCGGACGCTCCGGCGCGGTGGTGACGCTCGTCGAGGAGCCGCACCAGGGCAGCATCGTGCTGACCGCCCGGGTCGGGACGGTGCTGGAGCTCAAGGCCGCGCAGACCCGCGTCCTGCTCGCCTTCCAGGCCGATCCGGCCACCGTGACGCGGGCCCACGCGAGCCTCACCCCGGCCGAGGCGGCAGTGGAGCGGCAGGCGCTGGCCCGGGTACGGCGGCACCGCATCGCCTGGGCGGACCTGGACCGGGCCGGCCTGGCCTCGGTGGCGGTGCCGATTTTCGCCACCTACGACGTGCAGGCCGCGATGGGCCTGCTCGGCACGACCGAGATGCTCAACGCCGCGGACCGGCCCTCGGCGCGCGTCGCCGCGCTGGAACAGGCGGCCGAGACCCTCGGCTCCATGATCGCGACCAGCCATGCATGA